The proteins below come from a single Oryzomicrobium terrae genomic window:
- a CDS encoding RelA/SpoT family protein: MVSVAHSVAAQADFDQTLATLSEGLGPEEAERLRAAALFAQQAYGDHLLGSGEGVWPHALGMALILVGLKLDCDSRVAALLFAVPSHEQDGLARIESDFGGEVVHLVSGISRLNRLRPITRDFVADTEANPKEVKAQVEVLRKMLLSMVEDIRVVLLRLASRTQTLRYYASRPEELRAHVARETLDLYAPLANRLGVWELKWELEDLSFRFLHPETYKKIAKMLDEKRVEREQFIAEATERLKKEVAAVGIQAEVYGRPKHIYSIWNKMRKKDLEFSEVYDIRALRVIVNEVKDCYTVLGIVHNIWTPISKEFDDYISNPKGNHYRSLHTAVRCPDGRSLEVQIRTWEMHRHAELGIAAHWRYKEGSKRSDEGYDDKIAWLRQLLTWKEEVTDSSDWVKHYKQAALDDTLYVMTPQGKVVDLPKGATPVDFAYRLHTDLGHRCRGAKVNGALVPLNTPLQTGQQVEIVVAKQGGPSRDWLNPSLGYIATKSARTKVRTWFSNLALEETLAEGRTIIAKELQRLGAGGANLEELAGKLGFAKADDLYIAAARGELGLRLFQATVRGQEPPVEERHAEPAPRRRNKVEPTDRGILIVGVDKLLTQLARCCKPAPPDDIGGFVTRGKGVSIHRHDCPNFAMLSALHPERVIEVEWGGRPEGIFPVDIVVDAHDRQGLLRDISDIFAKEKINVIGVNTFSKQGKAHMGFTVEIGELPQMKRVLKLIHDVDGVVGARRG; this comes from the coding sequence ATGGTTTCCGTTGCTCACTCCGTCGCCGCTCAGGCCGACTTCGATCAAACCCTTGCCACCTTGAGCGAGGGCCTCGGCCCCGAAGAGGCCGAGCGGCTGCGCGCCGCCGCCCTGTTCGCCCAGCAGGCCTATGGCGACCACCTCCTCGGCAGCGGCGAAGGCGTCTGGCCCCATGCCCTGGGGATGGCGCTGATCCTGGTCGGGCTCAAACTCGACTGCGACAGCCGCGTGGCGGCCCTGCTGTTCGCCGTGCCCAGCCACGAGCAGGATGGCCTGGCCCGCATCGAGAGCGACTTTGGCGGCGAGGTCGTGCATCTGGTCAGCGGCATTTCCCGCCTCAACCGCCTGCGCCCCATCACCCGCGACTTCGTTGCCGACACCGAGGCCAATCCCAAGGAAGTGAAGGCCCAGGTCGAGGTGCTGCGCAAGATGCTCCTCTCCATGGTCGAGGACATCCGGGTAGTGCTGCTGCGCCTTGCCTCCCGTACCCAGACCCTGCGCTACTACGCCTCCCGCCCCGAGGAGCTGCGCGCCCATGTGGCCCGGGAAACCCTGGACCTGTACGCCCCCCTGGCCAACCGCCTGGGGGTATGGGAACTGAAGTGGGAACTGGAGGACCTGTCGTTCCGCTTCCTCCACCCGGAAACCTACAAGAAGATCGCCAAGATGCTCGACGAGAAGCGCGTCGAGCGAGAGCAGTTCATCGCCGAGGCCACCGAGCGCCTGAAGAAGGAAGTGGCGGCGGTGGGTATCCAGGCCGAGGTCTATGGCCGACCCAAGCACATCTATTCCATCTGGAACAAGATGCGCAAGAAGGACCTGGAGTTCTCCGAGGTCTACGACATCCGCGCCCTGCGCGTGATTGTCAATGAGGTCAAGGATTGCTACACGGTGCTGGGCATCGTGCACAACATCTGGACGCCGATCTCCAAGGAATTCGACGACTACATCTCCAACCCCAAGGGCAACCACTACCGTTCATTGCACACGGCCGTGCGCTGCCCCGACGGGCGCAGCCTGGAAGTGCAGATCCGTACTTGGGAAATGCACCGCCACGCCGAATTGGGCATCGCCGCCCACTGGCGTTATAAGGAAGGCAGCAAGCGCAGCGACGAGGGCTACGACGACAAGATCGCCTGGCTGCGCCAGCTGCTCACCTGGAAGGAGGAAGTCACCGATTCCTCCGACTGGGTCAAGCACTACAAGCAGGCCGCCCTGGACGACACCCTGTACGTGATGACGCCCCAGGGCAAGGTGGTGGATCTGCCCAAGGGCGCGACCCCGGTGGACTTCGCCTACCGGCTGCACACCGATCTGGGCCACCGCTGCCGCGGTGCCAAGGTCAATGGCGCCCTGGTGCCCCTCAATACGCCGCTGCAGACCGGTCAGCAGGTGGAAATCGTCGTCGCCAAACAGGGCGGCCCCTCCCGGGACTGGCTCAACCCCAGCCTGGGCTACATCGCCACCAAGAGCGCCCGCACCAAGGTGCGCACCTGGTTCTCCAACCTGGCCCTGGAAGAAACCCTGGCCGAAGGCCGCACCATCATCGCCAAGGAGCTGCAGCGCCTCGGCGCCGGCGGAGCCAACCTGGAAGAGCTGGCGGGCAAGCTCGGCTTCGCCAAGGCCGACGACCTGTACATCGCCGCCGCCCGGGGCGAGCTGGGCCTGCGCCTGTTCCAGGCCACCGTGCGCGGCCAGGAGCCGCCGGTCGAAGAGCGCCACGCCGAACCGGCGCCGCGCCGGCGCAACAAGGTGGAACCCACCGACCGGGGCATCCTGATCGTCGGCGTGGACAAGCTGCTGACCCAGTTGGCGCGCTGCTGCAAGCCAGCGCCGCCGGACGACATCGGCGGCTTCGTCACCCGGGGCAAGGGCGTCTCGATCCACCGCCACGACTGCCCCAACTTCGCCATGCTCTCGGCCCTGCACCCGGAACGGGTGATCGAGGTGGAGTGGGGCGGCCGCCCGGAAGGCATCTTCCCGGTGGACATCGTGGTGGACGCCCACGACCGTCAGGGCCTGCTGCGCGACATCTCCGACATCTTCGCCAAGGAGAAGATCAACGTCATCGGCGTGAATACCTTCTCCAAGCAGGGCAAGGCCCACATGGGCTTTACCGTGGAAATCGGCGAACTGCCGCAAATGAAGCGGGTGTTGAAGCTGATCCACGACGTGGACGGCGTGGTGGGGGCGCGGCGCGGATGA
- a CDS encoding VOC family protein, with protein sequence MEPRISLITLGVSDLERSRAFYRDGLGFTLRPESQDGIAFFALHGLWLALYPRDALAEDAHLPPSPAVPGAFPGFTLAHNLRTRAEVDEVLAHAVKAGATLVKPAEEVFWGGYSGYFADPDGFLWEVAHNPFIWIE encoded by the coding sequence ATGGAACCCCGCATCAGCCTGATCACCCTGGGCGTTTCCGACCTGGAACGCTCCCGCGCCTTCTACCGCGACGGTCTGGGATTCACCTTGCGCCCGGAAAGCCAGGACGGCATCGCCTTCTTCGCCCTGCACGGGCTGTGGCTGGCCCTCTACCCCCGCGACGCCCTGGCCGAAGACGCCCACCTGCCGCCCAGCCCGGCCGTGCCCGGGGCCTTTCCCGGCTTCACCCTGGCCCACAACCTGCGCACCCGGGCCGAGGTGGACGAAGTGCTGGCCCACGCCGTGAAAGCCGGCGCCACACTGGTGAAACCTGCCGAGGAAGTGTTCTGGGGCGGCTACAGCGGCTACTTCGCCGACCCGGACGGCTTTCTCTGGGAAGTGGCGCACAATCCCTTTATCTGGATCGAATAG
- a CDS encoding DMT family transporter, with amino-acid sequence MAPESRTHLLRHPYLLLTLTALFWSGNMVLGRAIRADVPPFALAFWRWSLALLLVLPLALPHLRSQWPILRKGWKPVLLLGVLGVGCYNTFAYIALQYTAATNGVLLNSFIPIATIALSWAFLGKRLRPIEGLGVALSFVGAATIICRGDLDVLAGLTLNRGDLWMLAAVLVWAVYTVGLQWRPSGVDPMLMLAAMTVVGVLVLAPAYAWEITQERHINVNAGALAGIAYVAIFPGFLGYVFYNRGVAEVGANKASLFIHLMPVFGTLLSALLLGEVPHLYHYAGIALIFAGIYLTTVLGPRLK; translated from the coding sequence ATGGCCCCCGAGTCCCGGACGCACTTGCTGCGCCACCCCTACCTGCTGCTCACCCTCACCGCCCTGTTCTGGTCCGGCAATATGGTGCTGGGCCGGGCCATCCGCGCCGACGTGCCGCCCTTCGCCCTGGCCTTCTGGCGCTGGAGCCTGGCCTTGCTGCTGGTGCTGCCCCTGGCCCTGCCCCACCTGCGCAGCCAGTGGCCGATCCTGAGGAAGGGGTGGAAGCCGGTGCTGCTGCTGGGCGTCCTCGGCGTGGGCTGCTACAACACCTTCGCCTACATCGCCCTGCAATACACCGCCGCCACCAACGGGGTGCTGCTCAATTCGTTCATTCCCATCGCCACCATCGCCCTGTCCTGGGCCTTTCTCGGTAAGCGGCTGCGGCCCATCGAGGGGCTGGGGGTGGCCTTGTCCTTCGTCGGCGCCGCCACCATCATCTGCCGCGGCGACCTGGACGTGCTGGCCGGCCTGACCCTCAACCGGGGCGACCTGTGGATGCTCGCCGCCGTGCTGGTCTGGGCGGTCTATACCGTGGGCCTGCAATGGCGCCCCTCCGGCGTGGACCCGATGCTGATGCTGGCGGCCATGACCGTGGTCGGCGTGCTGGTGCTGGCCCCGGCCTATGCCTGGGAAATCACCCAGGAGCGCCATATCAACGTCAACGCCGGCGCCCTGGCCGGAATCGCCTACGTGGCGATCTTTCCCGGCTTTCTCGGCTACGTGTTCTATAACCGGGGGGTGGCCGAGGTCGGCGCCAACAAGGCCAGCCTGTTCATCCACCTGATGCCGGTGTTCGGCACCCTGCTCTCGGCCCTGCTCCTGGGCGAAGTGCCCCACCTCTACCACTACGCCGGCATCGCCCTGATCTTTGCCGGCATCTACCTCACCACCGTGCTCGGGCCGCGGTTGAAGTGA
- a CDS encoding zinc-dependent peptidase, giving the protein MIHRLLAALGLGRNARPAAIPEPLWRSTVAGLPFLAALNREEQGNLKQLAEAFLADKSFTGAGGLVLTDAICVSVAAQGCLPVLNLGLHWYKDWSGVVIYPDEFVIPRQIADETGVVHEYDEVAAGEAWSGGPLILSWRDVLLADEGYNVVIHEFAHKLDMREGEPDGVPPLHPGMNQEHWIEVLDAAYEDFCARVDAGEETWIDPYGAEHPGEFFAVLSETFFTFPEAVRDSYPALYALFVRFYRQDPAARLPYPPALPRRAATAAVPPASRASRTC; this is encoded by the coding sequence ATGATCCACCGCCTGCTCGCCGCCCTGGGCCTGGGCCGCAATGCGCGCCCGGCGGCGATTCCCGAGCCCCTGTGGCGCAGTACCGTTGCCGGGCTGCCCTTTCTCGCCGCCCTCAACCGGGAGGAACAGGGCAACCTGAAGCAGCTGGCCGAGGCGTTCCTGGCCGACAAGTCGTTCACCGGCGCCGGGGGCCTGGTGCTGACCGACGCCATCTGCGTCTCGGTGGCGGCCCAGGGCTGCCTGCCGGTGCTCAACCTGGGGCTGCACTGGTACAAGGACTGGAGCGGCGTGGTGATCTACCCGGACGAATTCGTCATCCCGCGCCAGATCGCCGACGAAACCGGCGTGGTGCACGAGTACGACGAAGTGGCTGCCGGCGAGGCCTGGTCCGGCGGGCCCTTGATCCTCTCTTGGCGCGACGTGCTGCTGGCGGACGAAGGCTACAACGTGGTCATCCACGAATTCGCCCACAAGCTCGACATGCGCGAGGGCGAACCCGACGGCGTGCCGCCGCTGCACCCGGGCATGAACCAGGAGCACTGGATCGAGGTGCTGGATGCCGCCTACGAGGACTTCTGCGCCCGGGTCGATGCCGGCGAGGAAACCTGGATCGACCCCTACGGTGCCGAGCACCCGGGGGAATTCTTCGCCGTGCTGTCGGAAACCTTCTTCACCTTCCCCGAAGCGGTGCGGGACAGCTACCCGGCCCTGTACGCCCTGTTCGTGCGCTTCTACCGCCAGGACCCGGCGGCCCGCCTGCCCTATCCGCCAGCGCTGCCGCGCCGGGCGGCGACGGCGGCCGTTCCGCCGGCCTCCCGGGCTTCCCGGACCTGCTAA
- a CDS encoding flavodoxin family protein, whose amino-acid sequence MARLLIVYHTQSGRTEALARAALAGAREAAPAVDTRLQRAADTNADDLRGADGYLICTPENFGYMAGLVKDLFDRTFYPLENQTTGRPYAVLVACGNDGRGALREVGRIATGYGWKPVHPGRIARQPTTPADLEASREIGGLLAAGLEMGLF is encoded by the coding sequence ATGGCCCGGCTACTGATCGTCTACCACACCCAGAGCGGGCGCACCGAGGCACTGGCCCGGGCCGCCCTGGCCGGCGCCCGTGAGGCCGCCCCGGCGGTGGATACCCGCCTGCAACGGGCCGCCGACACCAATGCCGACGACCTGCGCGGCGCCGACGGCTACCTGATCTGCACCCCGGAGAATTTCGGCTATATGGCCGGGCTGGTGAAGGATCTGTTCGACCGCACCTTCTATCCCCTGGAGAACCAGACCACCGGCCGCCCCTACGCGGTGCTGGTGGCCTGCGGCAACGACGGCCGCGGCGCCCTGCGGGAGGTCGGGCGGATCGCCACCGGCTACGGCTGGAAGCCGGTGCATCCCGGCCGCATCGCCCGCCAGCCCACCACCCCGGCGGACCTGGAGGCCAGCCGCGAAATCGGCGGCCTGCTGGCCGCCGGGCTGGAGATGGGGCTGTTCTGA
- the cysB gene encoding HTH-type transcriptional regulator CysB, translating into MKLQQLRYLVEVARRGLNVSEAAEALYTSQPGVSKQIKLLEDELGIVVFERSGKRLVGITEPGKAVLEISGRILKEADNLKRVGAEYAGGDSGSLTIAATHTQARYALPAVVKRFVDKYPNVRLSLHQGSPTQIAEWVSNGDADIGIATEAMDQYPQLVMLPCYQWSHVVIAPEGHPILAEPALTLQEMARYPLITYDPAFTGRSRINRAFERAGITPNVVLAAIDADVIKTYVGLGLGLGVIAAMAFDAERDVGLRALDASHLFERNTTRIGLKRGTYLRRFEYDFIEYFAPQLTRKAVEMAMAGAGDSYQL; encoded by the coding sequence GTGAAACTGCAGCAGTTGCGCTATCTGGTGGAGGTGGCCCGGCGCGGGCTCAACGTTTCCGAGGCGGCGGAAGCCCTGTACACCTCCCAGCCCGGCGTCTCCAAGCAGATCAAACTGCTCGAGGACGAGCTGGGCATTGTCGTCTTCGAGCGCAGCGGCAAGCGCCTGGTGGGCATCACCGAGCCGGGCAAGGCGGTGCTGGAGATTTCCGGCCGCATACTTAAAGAGGCGGACAACCTGAAGCGGGTCGGCGCCGAATACGCCGGGGGCGACTCCGGCAGCCTGACCATCGCAGCCACCCACACCCAGGCCCGCTACGCCCTGCCGGCGGTGGTCAAGCGCTTCGTGGACAAGTACCCCAACGTGCGCCTGTCCCTGCACCAGGGCAGCCCGACCCAGATCGCCGAATGGGTGAGCAACGGCGATGCCGACATCGGCATCGCCACCGAGGCCATGGACCAGTATCCCCAGCTGGTGATGCTGCCCTGCTACCAGTGGTCCCACGTGGTGATCGCCCCGGAAGGGCACCCGATCCTGGCCGAACCAGCCCTGACCCTGCAGGAAATGGCCCGTTATCCCCTGATCACCTACGACCCGGCCTTTACCGGCCGTTCCCGGATCAACCGGGCCTTCGAGCGGGCCGGCATCACCCCCAACGTGGTGCTGGCGGCCATCGACGCCGACGTGATCAAGACCTACGTCGGCCTGGGCCTGGGTCTGGGCGTGATCGCCGCCATGGCCTTCGATGCCGAGCGGGACGTCGGCCTGCGCGCCCTGGACGCCAGCCACCTGTTCGAGCGCAACACCACCCGCATCGGCCTGAAGCGCGGCACCTACCTGCGCCGCTTCGAATACGACTTCATCGAGTACTTCGCCCCGCAACTGACCCGCAAGGCCGTGGAAATGGCCATGGCCGGGGCGGGAGACTCCTACCAGCTGTAA
- a CDS encoding nitrite/sulfite reductase yields the protein MYRYDAYDHAILRQRVAQYRDQVRRWKTGELSDDEFRPLRLQNGLYIQRHAPMFRIAVPYGLLSSTQLRKLAEVARDYDRGYGHFTTRHNLQLNWPKVEDTPDILEKLADVEMHAIQTSGNCVRNVTTSHFAGIDPDEIADPRPFAELLREWSTFQPEFAFLPRKFKIAVSGSTRDRAVTLAHDIGLNIKKNAAGEIGFEVLVGGGLGRTPILAKVIEEFLPWQHLLTFVEAILRVYNSYGRRDNPYKARIKILVHALGAEQFRKEVLEEWANLKDGPSTVGTEELERIARHFTAPDYAALPARDERVDALKASNPAFARWVARNVHPHKQPGYAAVTISLKDPRQPPGDCTSEQMEAVADLADQFSFGELRVSHEQNLVLPDVPVSALPDVWEAAKAKGLSTPTVGLLTDLICCPGGDYCSLANAKSIPIAAAIQERFADLDYLFDIGDLDLNISGCMNACGHHHVGHIGILGVDKNGEEWYQVTLGGHTDGVKGRETALGKVIGPSFSAAEVPEVVETLVRTYVAQRHDDERFLDTFERLGLAPFKEAVYAGRRPAALNTSAARESTHA from the coding sequence ATGTACCGCTACGACGCTTACGACCACGCCATCCTCCGCCAACGGGTCGCCCAGTACCGCGACCAGGTCCGGCGCTGGAAAACCGGCGAACTCTCCGACGACGAATTCCGCCCGCTACGCCTGCAGAACGGCCTGTACATCCAGCGCCACGCGCCGATGTTCCGCATCGCCGTGCCCTACGGCCTGCTGTCGTCCACCCAGCTGCGCAAGCTGGCCGAGGTGGCCCGGGACTACGACCGGGGCTACGGCCACTTCACCACCCGGCACAACCTGCAGCTCAACTGGCCCAAGGTGGAAGACACCCCGGACATCCTGGAAAAGCTGGCGGACGTGGAAATGCACGCCATCCAGACCTCGGGCAACTGCGTACGCAACGTCACCACCAGCCATTTCGCCGGCATCGACCCGGACGAGATCGCCGACCCGCGCCCCTTTGCCGAGCTGCTGCGCGAATGGAGCACCTTCCAGCCCGAATTCGCCTTCCTGCCGCGCAAGTTCAAGATCGCCGTGAGCGGCTCCACCCGGGACCGGGCGGTGACCCTGGCTCACGACATCGGCCTCAACATCAAGAAGAACGCCGCCGGCGAGATCGGCTTCGAGGTGCTGGTGGGCGGCGGCCTGGGCCGCACCCCGATCCTGGCCAAGGTAATCGAGGAATTCCTGCCCTGGCAGCACCTGCTGACCTTCGTCGAGGCCATCCTGCGCGTCTATAACTCCTACGGCCGCCGCGACAACCCCTACAAGGCCCGTATCAAGATCCTGGTGCACGCCCTGGGCGCCGAGCAGTTCCGCAAGGAAGTGCTGGAGGAATGGGCCAACCTGAAGGACGGCCCGAGCACCGTCGGCACCGAGGAGCTGGAGCGCATCGCCCGCCACTTCACCGCCCCGGACTACGCCGCCCTGCCGGCCCGCGATGAACGGGTCGACGCCCTGAAAGCCTCCAACCCGGCTTTCGCCCGCTGGGTGGCGCGCAACGTGCACCCGCACAAGCAGCCGGGCTACGCCGCCGTCACCATTTCCCTGAAGGACCCGCGCCAACCGCCCGGGGATTGCACCTCGGAGCAGATGGAAGCCGTGGCCGACTTGGCCGACCAGTTCAGCTTCGGCGAATTGCGCGTCTCCCACGAGCAGAACCTGGTGCTGCCCGACGTGCCCGTTTCCGCCCTGCCCGACGTCTGGGAAGCGGCCAAGGCCAAGGGTCTTTCCACCCCCACCGTGGGCCTGCTCACCGACCTGATCTGCTGCCCCGGGGGCGACTACTGCTCCCTGGCCAACGCCAAGTCGATCCCCATCGCCGCAGCTATCCAGGAGCGCTTCGCCGACCTGGACTATCTGTTCGACATCGGCGACCTGGACCTCAACATCTCCGGCTGCATGAACGCCTGCGGCCACCACCACGTCGGCCACATCGGCATCCTCGGCGTCGATAAGAACGGCGAGGAGTGGTACCAGGTCACCCTGGGCGGCCACACCGACGGCGTCAAGGGCCGGGAAACCGCCCTGGGCAAGGTGATCGGCCCCTCCTTCTCGGCCGCCGAAGTGCCCGAGGTGGTGGAAACCCTGGTGCGCACCTACGTGGCCCAGCGCCACGACGATGAGCGCTTCCTCGACACCTTCGAGCGCCTCGGACTCGCCCCCTTCAAGGAAGCGGTCTATGCTGGCCGCCGCCCCGCCGCCCTCAACACCTCCGCTGCCCGGGAATCGACCCATGCCTGA